The genomic window AGGCGTTGAGTGCGATAAGGGAATAATTAGaggaagggaaagggaaagaagattAAAGTAATTTGTTCGGAAACGAGAAAGCGGAGAAACGGGTGGTTGCTCAGCTGTGAACGGCTTCACAGAAGGGTACACCCCCAAAACAAAAGCAAGCCAGGGGGGGAGGATGTCAGGTACCCCAGGGCAAGGAAGATGCGATGCGCTGTAGAACTGGGCAACGATGGGGAATGTAATGCGGAAATGGTCTCGTGCAGGTCAATTTGCGATGTGGTCGTCACTCTACGAGACGAGGTGGCCCGAGGCGAGATGGTATGTTTCGCTAGGCGTGGCGTGTTGATGGgcgagagcagcagcgccaaAGGAGAGACCCAGGAGGTCCAGGAGGAAAAAAGATGGTCACGCTGTGCCGTGCATGGACGGGGTGTAATTTCCTTGGGCGGCGCGTGAGGTGTCTCTTTCGTCTTTATCTGGGAGAACCCAAGGACTCTGTCGATTAATTGATTCTCGATGGAAATAAATGAATGATTCATGGAAACGTTGTTGCGCGGGGGGTGAGAGGAGAGGCTCGAGATATTAACCTTGTCATCATGGGGCGGCATCAAGCTTCCCGCACGCGCATGCGATGAGGGATGCTATGCGCGCGCACACACAAAGACGACCAACATGAACGCTACTTTCTACTCTGATGGACTCGGTCGGCGACAAAGACACGAACAAGGGACAAGTCTTGGGTCTCGTTTCGCCAAGGTTGCCATCCAAGGTAGGGCGGAACATTGTCATTCTTGTCCGGTTGAACGAGTGAGTCTTTATGactgtctgtctgtctgtccatccatctcctgcAAGGCAAGGTAGGTTGCAGGTAACGTCGGTTCCATTGCTTGGCCCTCTTGCTTCGTTACACCTGCACCACCAATGGATCCAACCATCCCATCCAATCCAACCATCGATCCATGGCCCTTGTCCTATTGTGGCATCCCGAAGCCCAATTGCTGGGGGTCCGGTCCCAGATCCATTATCAAGCGAAACACGCCCGGCTTCACATCTGGAACGCACAAACTGAGCGCTATGCAACCGAGTTGCTGCGGCAAAGAGGGAACATCATAGGTAATATCTTGGAGTCTTGGTGGACTCTCGCAAAGCTAGAGTTGATGTTCCCCAACTCGATACTACCTtgttccctctcctcctttgtttttttcttcttctccaactcTCAAACCCCTGCCCTCCCAAACCCGTCCCTCTGGGCCAGAAATGCATCATCTTCCCGTTCTCGgcccctcccctctctccccatccatccccacCGCAACCCACTGACTGCCGCTGCACCCAAGCCCACCAGGGCGGGCCACTAAGAGCCCTACAATCGCCCACCCGCGGCGGGCTTCCCTGCTCCATCGCTGCGCGTCCTGCGAtcgtcttctctctctttttttcaGGTCTTGCTGACTggtcgatgttgatgacgtTAATGCCCCCGGGCACAGAAATCATCATGTGCCGCCTCTGCCGCCGATGTCATCGCCGTCAATCTTCCGTGCCTTCCGCTCCGGCCCTCCGGCATCCCCGACTCCCGTCCCGGTCGGGGTCTAGGGAGAACTTCACCCTGGGCAGGCAGGAAATCCCAATTGGGCAGTAACATTCATTTATGCCCAGATACGGAATCCGCGGGCCGTATCATGACTATTGCCTCGAGCGGCAATcaatgctgctgctgccaagcgAAGCCGGGGTATGGATCGCATCATGGCATGCATGGTCGGCCGTCAAGTGCTTCACGCTGCAACACAAAGAAACAAGATCCCGCCAAACCACTCGCGTCACCGAGCGCTCATCCCTTCCCATCTTTTCCCGCATGGCAGAAAACTCTTTTTTGGCGCCTTCGAAGCCTGCTGGGCACTGCATCTTGTCCTCTACCTCGACCACATGGCCCATCCGGCGACTTCATTGGCTCACCACCTCGATGCACACATCTCACTTCAGGCAAAGACATGCTGAAGGGTGGCAGCATGTGCTAAACCCCGTGATTTTGTCTTGGATAGTCGGCACCGTCCTGAATAAACATTGGCTAGCTTGTCTTGACATGTCGCCGATGCCAAAGGTTAATCTGGAGGCTGGTGATGGGACGGCTCGAAGTGTAACTGACACTGTTAGGCCGATACTCGTAAACTGTCCAGCTAGAAAACGTCGCATCCTAGTCTTCCGAATAGGCCGAGAGATCTTGCTGTTAATGGCTTGATATCCCGGACTGCCAAACCCCAACCTCGTCATCACGTCTTGGGCGATTAAGATGGCTTGGTCTCGATCCGCGGCGTCTAACGTGCAAGCCTCAGCATAGAATGTCTCAccttctcatcaatctcatcaATTGGCGCTCTTCGGTTGCGCCGAGCCTTGATAATGGCAGGCTTCCTAACTATGCCTCCACTATATGATGCGCAAGTATACGGCGATCATGCAGCCTTCCGCAACCTAATCGTGCAGAAACCTGCTTCACTCGTGACAATCAGGTCCAGAGAAGACATTGCTCCTGAAATGATCGTAATTAGTTCGTGTCTCAATAGTGACAGCGTTCAAGTCCTGATGCACATCTAGGAATGGGTATAGTAGTTCTTCTGGCTACAAGTGTCAAGTTGTTCATTTATGCAATCCGTCTCTTGCCGTCGCCGCTTGAGAAGCGTGCCATTCGCACTTGACGAGTTCAATAAACCCATCTAGAACCGTTCCGAACTGCCATCAAGATTGCAAGTATGAGCTTGAGTAGCCCGACGGCGGGCTAGACTGTCGTTTCCATTCGCGTGACATAAGTTTGGGTTTCCTCTCACAAGGAATGAAGACCGTGTGTATGTGCTACGGCATCATCCCACAAGAGGCAGGCTGTTTGCTGTCCACGAACTACTTCTCGTCAGCTGTCACACCTATTGTCCCCAGCAAGGCACAGAACTTGGCTCTACCGATTCGGCCATCTTGTAAATGATCGCGATAAGCAACCGGAGTCGAGGATTGGTGTCCCTGACATGGATTTCTACATAGGTACCTACATATCTGGTTGCTATACTGCATTGATATGATGCTTGTTTTTTGCGCACCACTAATGCTTGGTTATTATGTCTAGCACCCTGTCTCTGTGAGAGGAGGAGCAACTCTCACAATACTGCACCAACTCTCAGGTCTAGTGAACATTAGTATCTAGGTAGTTGCACAGGGGGCATGGCCGATATGCGAGTTGATCTGCTTTGGGCATCCGGCGTGACGCTGTGTTTCAATGCAGTCGGCCCCTGTTGGATCTCCAGGGGAAGCACAAAGAGATACTTATTTGGTGTTGCGATGCGGCTTTGAGATGAGAATGAAAGGCCATGTTTTTGGTTGCTGTGTCGCACACGTTCTCTGTCTCAAGGCTGACTTATGGTGGAATCCAAGAACAAGGACTAAATCCTACAGGTGGCATCGAGGCTCTGGGCTCAATCTCACTTTCAGGTTACTTATGAGGCTCGCTACGAGAGGTATAAGGATAGGTCAACTGTGTGTTAAGAACAACcccaagtcaagtcaagggGCAGGGAAAGGGCGTGATGGACGATTCCATCAAGCAGAGACGGCAACGCGCTCTCAAGATACTATTGAGCTGAGCGCATCTCTTCTCAGATATGGAGAGTTTGTTGAGCACAGTAGCAAAAGCACAATCGTGAACATCATATTAGCAATTAGATTGGTACAATGCGATACGCTTCTCGTGCCTGCTGGTTATAGTCAACAGGCCTGGTTATAACTATCGTGTTTTTGCTATAACTATAATGTTTGGATTATAACCACGGCACTTCGGTTATAAGCGTCATGTCTCATTCCTCGTTGTGAAGTATCATGACGGCGCTCAAGAGGGCATCGGCCACATTGGCAAAAAAACACAGTGATTATGGATGCTGGCACCGAAACTCGATTACTTAAGGCGTCGCAAAGGTCTCAGTGGTAGCTATGTTATAACTACCATGCGTTGGTCACAACTGCCATATCGCAGCCATAACCACCGCATCTGAGTTATACCCGTCGGGTCTTGTTATAACTAACATGCTAAGGTTATAACATTGATACTTCAGTTATACATGGGTTATAACCATTGTATCTTGGCTATAACTCTCTTACCTTGGTTATAACTGCCATGTCTTCAACGCGCATCACGGCCACACACAGCCTGTCTCGGCAGACCAGCTTCATCAGGAACACCTCAGACCATCCAGCAGTACGGTCGCGTGCTGCAAGGCGCACGTGCTGCTTACAAGATGGCGGCATAAACATATGTCGTCTCAGTTGGTGACCAACCTCGTGTTCAGTCGATAACTACACCTCTCTACCTGCATGAGAAGAGTACCTTTGGAGATCATCCTCTGTCAATCAGGCGAATCACGACACCAAGGGACCCATCGACACATCCCAAAATAGACAATTCAAAGTCATTATTCGACCACGGCATCTGTCTAATCTCTCTCCTGTCCGCTCTCTTGCAGACAACGGTCCGATTCCTTCAAACAAGAGAACAAGTGGCGAAAAATACAGGACCGCAATATGATGCCTCTTTAGTCCAAAGCTGAGGAATCAAAGCCTCCTTTACGCAGGGGCCAGGTTGATCCTCCGGTCCGTATTTTCCTTTCAGCTCTGTGGCTGTGTAGATTCCCCAACGCTCTCTTTTTTTGTTCTCTCATCCGTGTGTTTGCTGACCTTTCGTGTTCTCTTCGTCCCTGTTCGGGATGGTCGTGTTTCCTTGGCGTAATACATAATAATCCGTTCGTGGTCGCGTCACGGCTTCAACAGCCGCCCCAAGTATATacaagaaaaagaggagaaaTCGCCTCGTCAAAGAAAATCCATGAGTTTCTTTAAAAACAACATGTTGTAATATGTGATGAATAAGCGGGCCACGCAAGCGAAGCGAGCTGGCTAGCTATGTAAGCTGCAAGCATCAGGTCAAGCTTATTAGAGGTCTCCCATTTGGTACCGCGTCACTCTGGCCCCATAACCAATCAGGGGTCTGCTGACCGGAGCAGCTGGAACCGTCGAGGGGGCTGAGCAGCGCGGTAGATACCTCGGGCTGGTCGTTGGTCTTGTCCATTGGGTAGGGGAGGCTTGCAAAGGTGCTCGAGTCCTTTGCGAATGCTGATAATCGGCCCAGGCGATAGTGATGTAACCGCCGCGCCTCCTCAAGGTCCCCCTGCTTGTGCAGTGCCGTCTCCAGGTTGGCGAGACACGTCTCGAGCAAGCGCTCGTCGCCGTCAGGTGTGCCCAGGAGTCGCATTGCTTCTCGGTACCAGTGGACAGCAGAGGAAAGGTCGCCCATGCGGTAGCTGTAGTTGCCCAGCTGGATATCCACCACGGCCTGTTGGtcatcgtccatgtcgtATTCTTTGAGGTTCTGGAGGCATTGAATGGCCTCGTCGTTCCTCCCTTCAGCGCTCTTCACTGTGCACTGGATGGTGGTTTGGGTAATCGCAATCTCGGATAGCCAGCTATGACGTTTCCCAGTCGCATCCATCTTTGCTCGATATCGCGTGGCTACTTCTAATGACTCGGCctctttgttgttgctgactAGACAGTCAATATGGTCGCCGTATAATGTTGTGGTCAATAAATTTGCTGGTCCTATTCGTTCCTCCAGGTCTGGCACGAGGGAAGCGTAGAGTCGTGTCGCAAGCTCGTAGAATTCCGAGAACTCTTGGGATCCTAGAATCTGCCATATCCGGGACATTGGGTTGTTTtggccgaggatgacgggCACCATTCCAGCGACGTAGCTCATGACGAGCTTGGTGAGGTCCTTTTGGTGATGTCGATTGAGGTACCATACGAGGCAGATTGTGCGAACGACGAAGATGGGGCTCTCTGAGCCTATCAACACCCTGAGTGACTCAAAGGCCGGGCTCAGGACCTGTGTGATGGATACATCGTCATACCGCATCATGGATCGGTTGACGAGGCTAAATAGTGTTATGACGCGCTCGAATAGCTCTTCGCCCTGGTCCCTCGATTTCCGGCTGACGCAGTAGACGTTGTGTTCGTGTTTCCAGGTGCCGCTGGAAAAGGACGCATCGACGTAATTTCTAAACAGGCCCAGGACCTGCTCGACGCGGAGAGTCTCCGGAGGCGGCGGTAATGACGGACTCGGGGCGGGTGATGGTGTTCGGCAGTTGACCTCTATGTGAGTATTGACGTTGGGCAGTTCGCCAGCACGGAAGCGAGCTACCAGTCCTGGATTCCGTCGGATGTAGCGATTAatgttgtcgaggtcgacctTTTGGCCTCGGATGGTGAACTCGGAAGCCTTGCCTTGGGCGTCTCGCtccgtcttgatgatgaggatggccagGACCTCGTcgctcttgagcttcttgtcaaGCCCCCACTTCCATATCCTCGACTTGTACATCTTGACGCTGGAAGGCAGGTCAGCCAGTCAATCCAATGCAATTTACCGTGAGGACGGATAGAATAGCAAGCAAGACCCGGCCAGTGAGGGTCACGtagaagcaagcaagcaagcaaggaaAGAAGGCGTTGACGCACGTCGCAGTGAAGCCGTGTTCACGCTGGAGGATCTCCATGACCTCTTTGAGCGggcgcttctcctcctgaTACAGGCGGGTGATGAtgggcctcttcttctcccactcTGAGCTCGGAATCCGCTTCCCGGGGGCAGAGCGCGGTGTGCTCATGTCGGTATCGTCAGAGTCTCCCGGAGTCGGCCTGCGCCTCGCCGAGAAGACGGTGGAGGAAGCCATCATTGGGGGCTAGATCATTGCCCTCAGTAAGCAAGAGGATTTGAAGGCGCAGGGATAGAAGGGGGTTATAAAGGCTGAgtagctgctgctgctgcttatCAGATGAGGTGGATTGCTGCGACCACCAAGAAGGATCCGTTACTGGGTCTGAAGCTGAATGAatgagggcgagggaggGGGAACGTCATATAAtacgaggatgaaggaagCATGAAGGAAAAAGGACTCGATGACCCAGCAAAAGTGCGACCATGACCCAATAAGCTTGGTCGCCTTGACGCCTAGAGACAGGGACCCTGTTCCTCCAGCCTCAGCCCAGCGAGGCAGCCGGAAGGGCTCTCTGCAGACGGCCcctccatcatggatggatggacccATCCTGGTACAACAAGGACGATCAGCTGGGGTGGGGGCCGtttttgctgttgttgttgtctcGCGAGGTGATGTATCTGGGCCAGGGTCTGGCAAGTCTGGGTCCATCTGCATCGACAGATCTCAAGAGACAACTCAACGTGGACCCAATGTTGACATCCAAGTTGCATTGTCCATTGGGCCGACATTAGACATGCTGTACTGATGCCCCGTCGCTCCGTCCCCGTCCCTGGCGCGTCTTACATGTTCAAGGTGAGTGGAGGGAATAAATGATGGATGGCTGCAGAGAAACaggcccatccatccatcctccatctcatctctcagGACATGTTTCAGCGCCCGTTCTGTACCGTGCTCTAGGCCATTCAGCCCTATGGCAAGTCACGCATTTCCGCACCAACGTCCCCTGCGGCTGCAGCAAAAGTGCCCGTCCACGACCCGACTGCGGGCGACTCGGTGGAGGCCCATGGGGCCATGGCGCGGTGGAGATGGCGGAGCTGGTACCCGACCGACGGACTTGACGAGACTGGACAGGGTTCTTCTCCGTGCCATACCCTCCTTGAAGCTCTGTCTGGTGTCTTTTCCCGCCGACTTTCAGTGCGTCATGTCATGTCTTCAACGTCTCTAGCCGCCGCAGCCTCAGgttccctccccctccatccaatccaatccataGCTCCCGTTCTCCTCCCGCGCGGGCGCTCTAGACTCGGACCGTCGATGGCGTCAGGCAACAGAAACCTTGAGGTCACTTGCATGTGGCAATCGAAGCTAGAGCTCCAAACCAAAGCTAAAAAGGCCTGCGAAATGTATCAATTCGAAATGCCTACCTGCAGGCAGATTGTGATCCTTGTCTCTCACACCCAGATCTCCCCAACTCTTGTCAGTAGCTTTGGGACAAGGTCCTTAGTTCCGGGGCAGTGCTCAAGCTAGCCTCTTGCATTGAGGCCACCAACGTGAATGCGTCGCATTGAAAGAATTGACGTCTTGATTGTACTGGCTGTCCAAGGTATTGCCAAAAATCGACAAGAAAAACACACAATCGCTGTGTATTCATAACGCATCTAGCGTTAGATGCCCCAAAATTAACTTCCTAGAACGCCCAAGGGTATACCCAATCATTACATAAGTCGTTACTCCATCGATCTCTTTCATCGACGGGCTCTTGAAGGATTGTATTTGCAGCGGTCCTCCTCATGCCGCTGTCGGTACCAGTATGAGCTGAGCGACTTGGTGCATCCCAAAGTTTGATAGCTGCAAGGATATGTCGACTTTTCTCCGAACCGACAACCCTCCCTGATGTGTTTGTTACGGTTGCTCACGCTCGAAAATGTCTTTTCACATTGAGGGCAGCTGGGCTTCCTCTTGGTCGTAGTCGTGGTCGTTGGGGGTGTTGTACCAGCGGACGAGTCGCTGACCGGCAAAGGAGACTCCAGATGTTGAGTCTCCTGGCTCTGAGGTTCCTGCGTTTGAGCTTGGAAATCAAGGTGATAACTCCCAAAGGCCTGGGGGTCGACGCCCAGGAATTCGGGGTCCTGGAAGTCAAGGAATCCAAGGCCCTGGAAGTCGAGGTCGTCCGGTGTCTCGCCTAAACCCAATGTATCCAACGTTTCCGCCGGCGGCAAGACAGTAGTCGCCGCCGTCATCGCCGGTGGCGCACCTGAGATGGAACTTGTAATGGCCTCGGTGGAGTCCGTTGGTGAGCGAAACCCTGCTAGGCTCGCCAAATTCGATGTCATGGGGGTCATCGACGGCAGCCGAGTCCGCTTCTCACTCGCCTTCCGCATCTCCAGTATGTACCGGCTTACAGAGTTCTTGACGGGTGAGTCCATGCCAATGCCGGAATCATACGAGAACTCATCCTCAGACTTCAGGCTAAGAAATTCTTCCACCATCGCGCGGGATTGGTTATCAACTGAGAGTGGCGATGCAACAGACTGCGGCTGGTCATCTTCCAGGGTATGCTGGGTCGCTACCCAACTGTTAGTGTCATCAGTGAAAGAGAAGAACTTGAGACTTACACGATGCTGCTGCGAGAAATACTGTAAAGGCCACCGATTCAAGTAATATGGCCACGCTGGCATGAACAGGCTTTCCGTCTGATGATTCGGGCAGCATTGAGTCTCTGTGATAAGCTGGCGCATCAAAGAAATCCTCTATGCGGATAGACGTCTTCCACAATCCCTCCAGGTCAGGAGATTGAGGCCGACCATCCTGCAAATCCTCAACGCTTTGTGGAGTGCTGTTTTCTTGAATTCGCTTGAGGCGCCTCGGATGCTTCTCGTGAGTCTTCATTTGTCGCTGGATCGACTCTAATCGAATGCCACGCGACACTGTCCCAGTTGGCTCCAAAGTTTTACAAGAGACAAGCTCCCTTATCATGTTGCCAAATCTAGGCTTGCAAGTGTTCGAAATTGAGATGGGAATGGTGTCGATGTTCCAAGCAGCGCAAGCAATCTTGTCAAACAAGGCCATTTCAACTTGAGTGAGACCACTCCTCCAACGCCATAGATCAGCGACAAATCTAAATACAGTGTTAGTGAAAGGATAAAGAAATTGAGTAAGATGGTTTCTTACTGAGATATAAGGCCTTCCTCCTGAGAAATTTGGCAGACCAGAGCATCCGCCACCAAGAGGCTGGCGAGAGTCTCGGCGAGACCGCAGGGTGCTAGGTTATTCATGATCTTGCGGAGAGATCCGAGTCCCAATTTCCAGGCACTATGAGTATCGGCACATCGACTCGATATCTCTAGATACTCGTGTTGATTGATGCAGTTACCGCAGACACTACCCACGATCTGACACCGCCGTTCAAGCCGCACCAGAGAGGCGCGCCCAGACTTGTGACGCTTTCTGTAGCTCTTAGTGTGGCCTATGAATAGAGGGACATCCCTAGGCCGTGCGGGTATCGGTAGCGGCTTATCCATCTGACCGAAGCCATGCGGACTGGCGAGCGTAGAGACACAGACCCCAGTTGGTGACGGCAAAGCAGGAGAGAAGGCTGAAAGTGGGTTCATGACTTCTTCGACTGGGGTAGGCAGACTTGAGTACGTGGCAGGCGTGAAGACGGAAGCAGTAGCCATCGCGGGAGAGTCGGTTGCAGTAATGGATGCAAAACTCTCCCATGGTGGTTGAGCCTCAAGACCCCAACTATGCGCCGCGTAGCTGATACTAGATAGACTCGCATCTCCAATAGGTGATAGAGGAACTGGTGACGAGTTGATCCAGGACAAGTCCTGCTGTggcagctcaagaagccTTTCCGATAGACTCTGTGGGGGATACCTGTTCACCATCGGGCCATACCCAGCCTTCATCTGGGGAGTATCGCTGAGAGTCTGCATGATAGTCGGCAACCCCACCTCGGCGGCAAGGTGAACGGCCTGTGTCATACGTCCACAATATATGGGAGACTGTTTGAACATCTGGATCATTTCGGAGCGATTCCACAGGACTGCAGCTAGGAGCGGTGTTAAGACGCGGTCAACGCCCGCTTCAAGGTCGTCCGCAATGTACCCTTCAAAGGTTGTTTCTTCAACCACCATGGCTTGAACTGTAGGGTAATGGCCGAGACGAATAGCGACACAAAACGGATCGTATGTTATGTCGGGGTAGTCAGGATCAGGCACATCCACTGCCGTCGGTCTTGTGCGGTCGATGAGATCCAGCAGGTACTGGTAGATATCGAAGAagtccttgtcgaggagttGCCGAAGGAGATCAGAGTTGAAAAACACCTCGATCTCTCTGGACCTAAGGAGGGGCTCGCAAAATGCGACCAGATCACCAAGGTTGCCCTCCATCGCAAGCTGGTAAATTCTGTAATTCTGGCTTTTCAGGTATTCTTCCTTTTGATGTTCAGATGATTGACCGATACGGTGGCAGATCTCTAGatcagccaagccaaggtcGATGCATCTCTCGCGGATGGCATGGATGTGTGTGCTGGAGAGAATACCCTGCTCTCGAAGGGATGcaaggtcgaggccatcataGAGGGCACGCTCCAACAGGAGGTCATTGACCAGCATTTCCAGTTCCTTGGTCGTATCGCTGTAAGGTTCCCACATGGACAAGTAggcagcctcggccttcAAGTCAGCATAGTGCTTGACAACTGTGTTGAAGTCGAGGGCTAGCTCAAATGgtttgaccttgacctcgggaATGGCGCGTGCAATCGCGCGCTTCAGATCTCTCCCATGCACGGCTATCGTAGTCGTCTTTGTCACCCTATTCTTCTCAACGATGAAAGCGAGAGTAGGCATGTCGCATCGTGAACCGACTGTGACATACTTACCGGAGCCGGAGGACACGGCTTGGTAGATGTGACCACTGACTTGTTAGcattgaggaggaagccCTGGGAGAACCTAGCCTCTATACTTTTGAAATATTTCGATATAGCCCATGTACGGtccctcatcttctggaaAAGGGCGAGTCCCACGAGCCGCCCCTCCGAGGCGGCTTCTCTTGAGGGGGATATCGATGGGGTCGGACATGGCCGGGTTCAGCCTGTGCCACCAGCACTAACAAAAGGCGCTGGAGGAAGGGGTCTGCAAGCGCGTCGTCTTTCAACCAGGAGGACCATGGCCGTAGGCCTCAAAAAAACCGACGTAACAATATCGTGATGGTGTAATCTTTCCTGGCGCAAGCTGGATGAAATGAAGTGAAATAAAGGGAGCTGGGTTTGAAGGCTCGGGTTTGAGCGGGGGAAGAAGGTCCGACCGAGAGAATTTAGGAATCGGCCCCAAGTCATGCGGGCCCTGCAAACACATGGGTAAGACGACGAGTGACAATGACTGCAGAATGGTTCGCGAGGCATCCAAGAACCCAAATAGAGTTAATATGAGAAATCTTGGATATCATCTTCTCTGCGTCAATCGTTATCGTATATCTCTGCTATGCGCAACTTCGATTCTCTCCCGCTACAGGAAGGGCATTGTCTTTTGTACCCAGAGTTGTACCAGTAGACGCCCGAGTCCCAGAGTGAATAATCGGTATCGGTCCAGTCCTGTGTACTCATCTTCCGCAGAACGTCGCTCCAATATCCCTTTCGTTTTGGGTGATATCTGCTGCAATCGAGACACCAGCTCCAGGCGCGACTCACCCGACCCCGAGAATCAACAGGCCGGAACCGCTGTAGCAAATCCTCCGTCAGGGAGCACGAGCATCTATTTCCCTTGGGGTTTGGTGGTTCTG from Fusarium keratoplasticum isolate Fu6.1 chromosome 10, whole genome shotgun sequence includes these protein-coding regions:
- a CDS encoding Clr5 domain-containing protein; translation: MMASSTVFSARRRPTPGDSDDTDMSTPRSAPGKRIPSSEWEKKRPIITRLYQEEKRPLKEVMEILQREHGFTATVKMYKSRIWKWGLDKKLKSDEVLAILIIKTERDAQGKASEFTIRGQKVDLDNINRYIRRNPGLVARFRAGELPNVNTHIEVNCRTPSPAPSPSLPPPPETLRVEQVLGLFRNYVDASFSSGTWKHEHNVYCVSRKSRDQGEELFERVITLFSLVNRSMMRYDDVSITQVLSPAFESLRVLIGSESPIFVVRTICLVWYLNRHHQKDLTKLVMSYVAGMVPVILGQNNPMSRIWQILGSQEFSEFYELATRLYASLVPDLEERIGPANLLTTTLYGDHIDCLVSNNKEAESLEVATRYRAKMDATGKRHSWLSEIAITQTTIQCTVKSAEGRNDEAIQCLQNLKEYDMDDDQQAVVDIQLGNYSYRMGDLSSAVHWYREAMRLLGTPDGDERLLETCLANLETALHKQGDLEEARRLHHYRLGRLSAFAKDSSTFASLPYPMDKTNDQPEVSTALLSPLDGSSCSGQQTPDWLWGQSDAVPNGRPLISLT
- a CDS encoding C2H2-type domain-containing protein, producing the protein MVLLCWWHRLNPAMSDPIDIPLKRSRLGGAARGTRPFPEDEGPYMGYIEIFQNGHIYQAVSSGSGKYVTVGSRCDMPTLAFIVEKNRVTKTTTIAVHGRDLKRAIARAIPEVKVKPFELALDFNTVVKHYADLKAEAAYLSMWEPYSDTTKELEMLVNDLLLERALYDGLDLASLREQGILSSTHIHAIRERCIDLGLADLEICHRIGQSSEHQKEEYLKSQNYRIYQLAMEGNLGDLVAFCEPLLRSREIEVFFNSDLLRQLLDKDFFDIYQYLLDLIDRTRPTAVDVPDPDYPDITYDPFCVAIRLGHYPTVQAMVVEETTFEGYIADDLEAGVDRVLTPLLAAVLWNRSEMIQMFKQSPIYCGRMTQAVHLAAEVGLPTIMQTLSDTPQMKAGYGPMVNRYPPQSLSERLLELPQQDLSWINSSPVPLSPIGDASLSSISYAAHSWGLEAQPPWESFASITATDSPAMATASVFTPATYSSLPTPVEEVMNPLSAFSPALPSPTGVCVSTLASPHGFGQMDKPLPIPARPRDVPLFIGHTKSYRKRHKSGRASLVRLERRCQIVGSVCGNCINQHEYLEISSRCADTHSAWKLGLGSLRKIMNNLAPCGLAETLASLLVADALVCQISQEEGLISQFVADLWRWRSGLTQVEMALFDKIACAAWNIDTIPISISNTCKPRFGNMIRELVSCKTLEPTGTVSRGIRLESIQRQMKTHEKHPRRLKRIQENSTPQSVEDLQDGRPQSPDLEGLWKTSIRIEDFFDAPAYHRDSMLPESSDGKPVHASVAILLESVAFTVFLAAASSTQHTLEDDQPQSVASPLSVDNQSRAMVEEFLSLKSEDEFSYDSGIGMDSPVKNSVSRYILEMRKASEKRTRLPSMTPMTSNLASLAGFRSPTDSTEAITSSISGAPPAMTAATTVLPPAETLDTLGLGETPDDLDFQGLGFLDFQDPEFLGVDPQAFGSYHLDFQAQTQEPQSQETQHLESPLPVSDSSAGTTPPTTTTTTKRKPSCPQCEKTFSSVSNRNKHIREGCRFGEKSTYPCSYQTLGCTKSLSSYWYRQRHEEDRCKYNPSRARR